The Oncorhynchus tshawytscha isolate Ot180627B unplaced genomic scaffold, Otsh_v2.0 Un_scaffold_7589_pilon_pilon, whole genome shotgun sequence sequence cacatccATGGTGGAACTACTAGGGCTAGTAGTGATCATTGAATCAGGATTGAGTGAAGAAGCTAGAAGGGGATGATTTTGAGGTGAGAATGATATGAAGTGCAATGGGTATAACAAATATCATGACAGGAATCCAAAGGATATGAGTTATTATTTCATGTGCAATGAGTCATTAACCATCAACCATAGATTGATGATATCACAATAGTCCGCTAAGACAATCTTCTTTTACCAGATGATTGGATGATCACATCTGGACTTCAGTGCTCACTCACACTTAgtggacactccaacactcagacatcatttacaaacaaagcatgtgtgtttagtgagtccgtcagatcagaggcagaagggatgaccagggatgttctcttgataagtgtgtgaattggaccattttcctgtcctgctaagcattctaaatgaggacttttgggtatcagggaaaatgtatagagtaaaaagtacatgattatctttaggaatgtagtggagtaaaactaaaaatggtcaaaaaatataaatagtaaagtgaagtatttttactaaagtactttCCTCCACTGCTTATCACAGCACACATTAACAGAACACTATAATAGAGTTTTAAAGGTAATTCACGGTTGAGCCAGAATGCGGAATGCGCAGCATCAATTATTATCAATCTCAGAATGCGATCTGAGAACGTTGGGGAAAATGAAAAAAAGGCCATCGTCAGCTTGCTATACAGTGCTCTGCCCTATAGCATGCCTtagattggggcggcagggtagcctagtggttagagcattggactagtaaccggaaggttgtaagttcaaatccctgagctgacatggtacgaatctgtcattctgcccctgaacaggcagttaacccactgttcttaggctgtcaatgaaaataagaatttgttcttaactgacttgcctagttaaataaaggtaaaaaaagatTGAATCCTGGCCTTTTTAACTTTGCTGGCCTGTGTTTATTTTCTCCCTGAGTGCTGTTAAGACAATGGTCTGGTCTAGCGGTGCACTGTCTGTTCACAGAGCCTAATTGGCCACAGCTTTGTTTGTACTGCAGTTGTTGAGAATTCATTTGGTGCATcgtgtatcctctctctccctggttgcTGACAATCTGCAGGGCTGCAGACAGTCCCACGCTCTAATCTCCTTAGAAGTACTCAGcagaatgcagctagctagcgcCCTAGTGCATATTCAGTTAGGGCAGTGCTGCTGTGTGgaaagcaagctagctagctcacagcctGCCTGCTGCCAGTTTTGAACCGCTTTGTTCCAACCTCGGGGAAACTCCAGTGGTTAGGTGACTGTAGGCAGGTCTCTCATGTGGAAACATTAAACAGAGTTAAAAAAAACGGTTTCCTCCTTAAATATTTGTGCTCTTCTCCTTCCTTGTTAGTGTTTCATCTTCCTTTCCAGAATTACTCTTGGACTACTTTAGAAGTGGATACATATGATACTCATTCATCTAACACAGATTATGTTCTtttatgtacagatgtaggatcataatTTGACCTATGTCTTATATTGTTTGaccaaaataatcctgcagcaacagaacatttgaacgtttagtccataatgttgcttgatcggtgcTAAGGCTATTAGCTGGACAGAAATAGGTGCAATGCTGTTAATATAAAAAGTTAAATACAGTTAATAGAAccatgtgttagtgtgggttttcagtgaatttatgtccatcacaaagctcatctgcatttcctgtggtgcaggaacattctcagcaacaaaagagtgatcaaatgaagatcctacagcTGTACAACACTCTGATGTTTGTGACATGGTATGCGCGACCTAAGGCAATAGCTTCTTTATCTACAGTGTATGCTGAATATCTCTAATGAAAGTAGTGGCTAATATGATAGGGACGTGACCGGTCACTTGATAGCAACATGCATAGCAACCAGACCTTGAAGACAAGCAAAACAAAACTGTCAAATGTATTGTATATTTTCTCCTCTAATTAGTTAGTGATGTACATACTGTAGGAATAGCAAAGGTGTCTCCATTGACGTTACAATGTCAACAAATGTGTTTCTCACAGATCACAGTGTTAGTGTAAATGACTTGAATTAAAGGAAAGTAGAAGAGAGGACTCTGTCCTTTCAGCAGCAGTAGTTGACCCATCCAACTTTTATGGTGGATTTTCTTGGTTTTAGTTTTAAGAGAGTACCATCTGGGATGTGATTTCCCTGAATCCAGGCCAAAGCCAGGCCGGGCCCGGCAGTCTAAAAGAAGCCCTGTAATTACTACAAACTGGTTAGCCACCGTCTACCACAGCTCCTCGCAGGATCACCATTTACTGGAAATCCAGCCCCAAGCCCCAagcaaccccagccccagcccacaacttcagcctcagccccagctacagctccccagccccagcctcagccccagctacagctccccagccccagcctcagccccagctacagctccccagccccagcctcagccccagctacagctccccagccccagctacagctccccagccccagcctcatccccagctacagcccccaaccccagccccagctacagctccccagccccagccccagccccagctacagctccccagccccagccccagctacagctccccagccccagctatgGTACAGCTCCCCATCCCCAGCTACAGCTCCAGCTACAGCTCCCCAGCTACagctccccagccccagctacagctccccagccccagctacaGCTCCCCAGCCTTAGCCCCAGCCACagctccccagccccagctacaGCTCCCCATCCCCAGCTACTGTACAGCTCCCCAGCCCCACCCCTAGCTCCCCAGCTACAGCCCCAGCTACAACTCCCAAGCCCAAGTTACagctccccagccccagctacaGCTCCACAGCTTTAGCCCCAGGTACagctccccagccccagctacaGCTCACCATGCCCAGCTACAGCTCCCCAGCTACAGCCCCAGCTAcagcccccagccccagctaCAGCTCCCCCGCCCCAGCTACagctccccagccccagctacagctccccagccccagctacaGCTCCTCAGCCCCAGCTACAGCTCCCCAGCCCCATTCCCAGCTACagctccccagccccagctacaGCTCACCATGCCCCCCAGCTACAGCTCCCCAGCTACAGCCCCAGCTAGCCCCAGCTCCCCAGCCCCATTCCCACCCCCagctccccagccccagctacagctccccccccagccccagccccagctacagctccccagccccccagctcagccccagctccccagccccccagctacagctccccagccccagctacaGCTCAGCTCCCCAGCAGCCCCAGCTACAGCTCCCCAGCCCCATTCCCAGCTACAGGTCCCCAGCCCCACAGCTCCCCAGCCCCCCCAGCTACAGGTCCCCAGcctacagccccagccccagctacagGTCCCCAGCccaagccccagccccagctcagcCATGCCCAAGCTACAGCTCACCATGCCCAGCTACAGCTCCCCAGCTACAGCCCCAGCTAcagcccccagccccagctaCAGCTCCCCCGCCCCAGCTACAGCTCCCCAGCTCCAGCTACAGGTCCCCAGCcttagccccagccccagctacagctccccagccccagctacaGGTCCCCAGCcttagccccagccccagctacagCTCCACAGCCCAAGCTACAGGTCCCCATCCCCAGCTACAGGTCCCCAGCCCAAGCTACAGCTCACCATGCCCAGCTACAGCTCCCCAGCTACAGCCCCAGCTACAGCCCCCCAGCCCCAGCTACAGCTCCCCCGCCCCAGCTACAGCTCCCCAGCTCCAGCTACAGGTCCCCAGCcttagccccagccccagctacagctccccagccccagctacaGGTCCCCAGCcttagccccagccccagctacagCTCCCCAGCCCAAGCTACAGGTCCCCATCCCCAGCTACAGGTCCCCAGCCCCAGCTACAAGTCCCCAGCCCTAGCTACAGCCCCAGCTACagctccccagccccagctacaGCTCCCCAGCCTTAGCCCCAGCTACAGCCCCACAGCTTCTGCCCCAGCCCCATGCAGTCCCGGCCCAGCACCAAGCCCCAGCCCAGGCTGCTTTGGTAGACCAGACCCCTGGTGAcggcaaggcaaggcaaggcaaggctCCAACCTCCAACTGTGGGCTTAACATGACCTGTAGGAGAGCCTATTGACACGCTGCCTGGCCTGCTAGAACGCTAGgataccacctcctcctcttcctcctcctgatcCCATGGAAGAAAACAACATGAGCCATGCCACTGCAAGAAACTAGATTCAGACATCATTGTCAGACAAAGGAAAGTGAACGACTGTTTCCAATACAATTACCAATCATTTGtatccccctgtctctgtctttcacaGATGGCAATGCTGTCGTGTAGGAGAGGTAGATTGTATTAGCAACAGGGAGAGATTTGACAGTGTGCGCACTGACTGCTCATGGACTGGATTCTGTGCCAGAAGGCTTGATTTATCCTCCTGGATCCCAAATTCAAAACATAACACTTCAGCCTGCCAGCATATAAACCGGGAGTGGAAATTAAGGCCATGCTTAAAAAATCATGGGAAACCATCACTCAAGTAAACAAGAAATCTGTAAACAAGGAGAGATATAATTCCAGTTTATTATAACAACATTTAGTCACATTATAATCTAGAATACTGTATAATAGGCAGTTCATTTGTAAGGATTTATCAGTTAATCTTTCAAGGATTTATATATACAGCTATCTAACATTTTAAGAAGATTAAACTTTTCATTTCATACAGTTTTAAATGAAACATCCCATTTGAGACCAAATTCATTCACCCATCATTTGATCTCAAAACCAAATGAAATGCCAGTACTGTGTATGATACAATCAAGGGACTTCCCAGCATAGACTATGTCCGACGAGGCCTCAGTAACAGCAGACAGAACGAACCTAAAGAGGCCATCTGTTGACCTGAGCCTAGCTACTCAGCTCATATATAAACAAACCTGTCTTGTGCTCTGATGGAGTCCTccacaccagacctgggttcaaatagcatTTATTTTCTTTCAAGTACTTTGAGCGTTTGATTGAGGCTGCCTGATGTGCCAGCCAGGTGGGCGGGGTTCAcagttttgggactattccatttgtTCCTTTGCACCATCCATTGAAGCTCAATTTAAATAATGCACAAgctaaaagagagagacagtggaaactTAGgtagcaacagacagacagagacctacagtacagtatagatacccaggtagaaacagacagacagagacctacagtacagtatagatacccaggtagaaacagacagacagagacctacagtacagtatagatacccaggtagaaacagacagacagagacctacagtacagtatagatacccaggtagaaacagacagagacctacagtacagtatagatacccaggtagaaacagacagacagtgacctacagtacagtatagatacccaggtagaaacagacagacagagacctacagtacagtatagatacCCAGGTagcaacagacagagacctacagtacagtatagatacccaggtagaaacagacagacagtgacctacagtacagtatagatacCCAGgtagaagcagacagacagtgacctacagtacagtatagatacCCAGGGAACAGCAGACCTCTAATCCTAACAGATGGGTCACGATGAGCCCCATACGTCTAGCTAATAGCTTCCCTCTGACGTCAACCTAACCTGCAGTACCTCAGCCTGCTGCCTTTTCCCACTCCCCAGCACGTCACCTGGAAGGTTTCCATCCATCTCCGAAACAGAACCTGGGGAACCATCAACCATCTGATCCTGGGGCCCCCTATATCCCAGGTTTGGCAATGCTTGgataggtcaggtcaggtcaggttggGGGAGGTGGGAATGTTGTAGAGGCACCTGGGTAGTGACAGAGGCACCGGAGCGTGGCATATTGTCAGCCTGGGTGGCGTGGTCAGGGGACGGGACGGCGCAGGGTCAGGTGTGTGCCATGCCATGCCAGCCTAAACCATGGCCCTCAGATGAAGGACCTCTTGGATAGAAAATAGAACCCCTGAGGAGTGTCTGTTCATTTTGTTTTGATGTTGCTTTACCTTGAGCAAAACTCAAATATAATGAACGCATCTTGAATGCTCAGGGAGACATGATCTCTAAAGGGATTATCATGATCACTTTTAGAGTtacaaaataaacacattttccaCTCAAGTTTGGAGAAATATAGTTTAAATCTATATCCTAGCCAATCATACTCTATGACAGCAATGGGGATCACAAATCATCATTTTGTCCAGAACTGGAAGAATATCTCTGATATTCACCTCTCATCCTCAACAGACCAGGTTTCGGCCCaaaggcaccatattccctatacaggGCATTCTGAAAGttttcagaacccttgactttttccacattttgttacattacagcctcattctaaaatgaaaatgtattgaaaaatatgaaattgtttttccccccctcatcaatctacacacaataccccataatgacgaagcaaaaagatggttttagaaatgtttgctaacgTATATttacaaaaactgaaatatcacatttacataagtattcagaccctttactcagtgctttgttgaagcacctttggcagcgattacagcattgagtcttcttgggtatgacactacaagcttggcacacctgtatttggggagtttctccgatTCTTCAtggtagatcctctcaagctctgtcaggttgggtgaggagcttcactgcacagctatttttcggtctctccagagacgttcgatcgggttcaagtccgggctctggctgggccactcaaggacattgagagacttgttctgaagccacccctgcgttgtcttggctgtgttcttagggtcgttgtcctgttggaaggtgaaccttcgcaccagtctgaggtcctgagcgttttGGAgaaggtttttatcaaggatctctctgtactttgctccgttcatctccCCTCAATcatgactggtctcccagtccctgccgctgaaaaatatccccacagcacgcttcaccgtagggatggtggccggtttcctccagacgtgacgcctggcatcaggccaaagagttcaagttgtagaaacatctcaaggatgatcaatggaaacaggatgcatctgagctcaattttgagtcttctagcaaagggtctgaatacttatgtaaataaagtatttctgtttttcattttgaatatatttgcaaaaatgtctaaaaacctgttttcgctttgtcattatggggtatagtgtgtgtagattgaggagggatttaaaaaaatccatttgagaataaggctgtaacctaacaaaatggaaaaagggaatgggtctgaatactttccgaatgcactacttttgaccagagtcctatgggccctggtcctatgggtcttatgggccctggtcctatgGGTCTTATGGGTCCTGgttctatgggtcctggtcctaTGGGTCTTATGGGTCCTGgttctatgggtcctggtcctggtcctatgggtcctatgggccctggtcctatgGGTCCTATGGACCCTGATACTATGGACCCTGATACTATGGTTCCTGgttctatgggtcctggtcctatgggtcctggtcctatgtgccctggtcctatgggtcctagtcctatgggtcctggtcctatgggtcctagtcctatgggtcctggtcctaTGGGTCCTATGGACCCTgatactatgggtcctggtctgatgggccctggtcctatgTGCCctggccctatgggccctggttctatgggccctggtcctatgggtcctggtcctatgggccctggtcaacagtagtgcactatatacagttgaagtcagaagtttacatacacataggttggagtctcgcttttcaaccactccacaaatttcttgttaacaaactatagttttggcaagtaaggacatctacttaggacatctacttagtgcatgacacaagtaatttttccaacatctgtttacagattatttcacttataattcactgtatcacaattccagtgggtcagaagtttacatacactaagttgactgtgtctttaaacagcttggaaaattccagaaaatgatgtcatggctttagaaacttcggataggctaattgacatgatttgagtcaattggaggtgtacctgtagatgtatttcaaggcctaccttcaaactcagtgggaaaaagggaaaatcaaaagaaatcagccaagacctcagaaaacaatagtagacctccacaagtctggttcatccttgggagcaatttccaaacgcctgaaggtaccacgttcatctgtacaaacaatagtatgcaagtataaacaccatgggaccacgcagccgtcataccactcagcaagtagacacgttctgtctcctagagatgaacttactttggtgcaaaaagttcaaatcaatcccagaacaacagcaaaggaccttgtgaagatgctggaggaaacaggtgcaaaaatatccatatccacagtaaaacgtgtcctatatcgacataacctgaaaggcagctcagcaaggaagaagccactgctccaaaacctccataaaacagtccgactacggtttgcaactgcacatggggataacgattggactttttggagaaatgtcctctggtctgatgaaacaaatatagaactgtttggccataatgaacatcattctgtttggcttcatgaggaagaaaaatgatgtggatatattgaagcaagacatcagtcaggaggaaaaagggggaggcttgcaagccgaagaacaccatcccagccgtgaagcacgggggtggcagcatcaagttgtgggggtgctttgctgcaggagggactggtgcacttcacaaaatagatggcttcatgaggaagaaaaatgatgtggatatattgaagcaagacatcagtcaggaagttaaagcttggtcgcaaatcggtcttccaaatggacaatgaccccaagcatactttcaaagctgtggcaaaatggcttaagacaacaaagttaaggtattggagtggccatcacaaagccctgacctcaatcctatagaatatttgtgggcagaactgaaaaagcgtgtgcgagcaaggaggcctacaaacctgtgacaaattgtgaaaaactgagtttaagtgtatttggctaaggtgtatataaacttctgacttcaactgtaggaagtagggtgacagacagactcagacttGAGACAGACTCATATTGTGATTCAGGGAGACAGTGAGGCGGAAAGGCAGGGAAGCAGTGAGACAGTGAGGCAGGGAGGCAGTGAGGCAGTGAGGCAGTGAGGTGGGAAGGCAGGGAAGCAGGGAAGCAGTGAGGCAGTGAGGCAGTGAGGCAGTGAGGCGGGAAGGCAGGGAAGCAGTGAGACAGTGAGGCAGCGAGGCAGCCCTTATGGCTGCTACAGCCAGGATAACAATCAGTGCTCCTCTTCCCCTTCGCTTTTGTTTGACTCCTCCGTTTGCACGCAAACCTGAAGCTCACGCCTCCCTGTTCCAGATGGGCAGGCCTGATAAGGCACCGACACAGTGGGCCTATCAgatctgccctgctctgctctgcactgAGGTAATAATGTGGATGAACCATAGGGCAGATATGAGCTCCACCATCAGATGCCACCGCTTcataaataagattttgttctctggctgacttctctggataagttaaataaataaataaaatcagggTACGTTCCTTGACGATTCAGGAGGTCATGTGATACACAGTGAACAAATTGGACAAATAGGAAGAAAGTCTTACTCGACACTGTATAGGGCTATTCACCACCATATGTTGTCCATACCAATACACTGTCCATACCAATACACTGTCTATACCAATACACTGTCCATACCAATACACTGTCCACGCCAATACACTGTCCATACCAATACACTGTCCATACCAATACACTGTCTATACCAATACACTGTCCATACCAATACACTGTCCATACCAATACACTGTCCATACCAATACACTGTCCACACCAATACACT is a genomic window containing:
- the LOC121846124 gene encoding extensin-like, encoding MVQLPIPSYSSSYSSPATAPQPQLQLPSPSYSSPALAPATAPQPQLQLPIPSYSTTPKPKLQLPSPSYSSTALAPGTAPQPQLQLTMPSYSSPATAPATAPSPSYSSPAPATAPQPQLQLPSPSYSSSAPATAPQPHSQLQLPSPSYSSPCPPATAPQLQPQLAPAPQPHSHPQLPSPTPQPQLQLSSPAAPATAPQPHSQLQVPSPTAPQPPQLQVPSLQPQPQLQVPSPSPSPSSAMPKLQLTMPSYSSPATAPATAPSPSYSSPAPATAPQLQLQVPSLSPSPSYSSPAPATAHHAQLQLPSYSPSYSPPAPATAPPPQLQLPSSSYRSPALAPAPATAPQPQLQVPSLSPSPSYSSPAQATGPHPQLQVPSPSYKSPALATAPATAPQPQLQLPSLSPSYSPTASAPAPCSPGPAPSPSPGCFGRPDPW